In Choloepus didactylus isolate mChoDid1 chromosome 18, mChoDid1.pri, whole genome shotgun sequence, a single genomic region encodes these proteins:
- the TRIM65 gene encoding tripartite motif-containing protein 65 isoform X1 yields MAAPLLEEKLTCSICLECYRAPVTLPCGHSFCEACIRDWGGRCETACPECREPFPAGAELRRNVVLSCVLEALRAGSPDRPGPRPPPDGPGPEPRSAPNAPGPEPPPDGADPAPRCPRHGRPLELFCRTEGRCVCSACTVRECRHHERALLDVERRARETQLRATLEVSRQQATLAEIQLQELQQRSSQIQSSACTLASAVSGKFSCLLQALEVLQALALSNIEAAEAQALAQARDEEQRLRGHLEGLADHSCRIQDLLEQLDDRTFLQESQLLVPPGSLGPLTLPQWNGDQQLEGLKETLSQLCGLLLKEEDHPGVPAEDADSDPMEAPGPLAPAPSPVCPRRRQLWQNYRNLTFDPDSANRHLYVSRQNQQVKHRCRPRAQASPGSFDLWQVQCTQGFQTGRHYWELRTSSHSVTLGVAYPELTRCRLGPHTDNIGRGPCSWGLCIQEDGLQAWHNGEAQRLPGVSGRLLGMDLDMVSGRLTFYSLEPQLQALHTFHAIFTQPLYPVFWLLEGRTLTLCHQPGAKFLPGPQEEASVLS; encoded by the exons ATGGCCGCGCCGCTGCTGGAGGAGAAGCTGACCTGCTCCATCTGCCTGGAGTGCTACCGGGCCCCGGTGACGCTGCCCTGCGGCCACAGCTTCTGCGAGGCCTGCATCCGGGACTGGGGGGGCCGCTGCGAGACGGCGTGCCCCGAGTGCCGCGAGCCCTTCCCGGCCGGCGCCGAGCTGCGCCGCAACGTGGTGCTCAGCTGCGTGCTGGAGGCGCTGCGCGCGGGGTCGCCCGACCGCCCCGGCCCCCGGCCCCCGCCCGACGGCCCCGGCCCGGAGCCCCGGTCCGCGCCCAACGCCCCCGGCCCGGAGCCCCCGCCCGACGGCGCCGACCCGGCTCCGCGCTGCCCCCGCCACGGGCGGCCGCTCGAGCTCTTCTGCCGCACCGAGGGCCGCTGCGTGTGCAGCGCGTGCACCGTGCGCGAGTGTCGCCACCACGAGCGGGCGCTGCTGGACGTCGAGCGCCGCGCGCGCGAG ACCCAGCTGAGAGCCACCCTGGAGGTCAGCCGGCAGCAAGCCACCCTGGCAGAGATCCAGCTGCAGGAGCTACAGCAGCGAAGCAGCCAGATCCAG AGCTCAGCCTGCACCTTGGCCTCCGCGGTCTCCGGCAAATTCAGCTGCCTGCTGCAGGCCCTGGAGGTGCTGCAGGCCTTGGCGCTGAGCAACATCGAGGCAGCCGAGGCCCAGGCACTAGCTCAGGCCCGAGATGAGGAACAGCGGCTACGGGGCCACCTGGAGGGCTTGGCTGACCACAGCTGCAGGATTCAGGACCTCCTGGAACAGTTGGATGACCGGACCTTCCTCCAG GAATCACAGCTCCTGGTGCCCCCAGGGTCTCTTGGGCCACTGACCCTGCCGCAGTGGAATGGAGACCAGCAGCTAGAGGGCCTGAAGGAGACACTGAGCCAGTTGTGTGGCCTTCTCCTGAAAGAGGAGGACCACCCTGGGGTGCCAGCTGAGGATGCTGACTCGGACCCCATGG AGGCCCCAGGCCCCCTGGCACCAGCCCCAAGTCCGGTGTGTCCAAGGAGGAGGCAACTCTGGCAGA ATTATCGCAATCTGACCTTCGACCCGGACAGCGCCAACCGCCACCTCTACGTGTCCCGCCAGAACCAGCAGGTAAAGCACCGTTGCAGGCCCCGGGCCCAGGCCAGCCCAGGCAGCTTTGACCTCTGGCAGGTGCAGTGCACCCAGGGCTTCCAGACTGGGCGGCACTACTGGGAGCTGCGCACGTCCAGCCACTCGGTGACGCTGGGCGTCGCCTACCCGGAGCTGACGCGGTGCCGGCTGGGGCCCCACACGGACAACATTGGCCGGGGGCCCTGTTCCTGGGGGCTCTGCATCCAAGAGGACGGCCTCCAGGCCTGGCACAACGGGGAGGCCCAGCGCCTCCCAGGGGTGTCTGGACGACTCCTGGGCATGGACCTGGACATGGTCTCAGGCCGCCTCACCTTCTATAGCCTGGAGCCCCAGCTCCAGGCCCTGCATACCTTCCATGCCATCTTCACTCAGCCCCTCTACCCTGTCTTCTGGCTCCTCGAGGGTAGGACCCTCACCCTGTGCCATCAGCCCGGGGCCAAGTTTCTTCCTGGACCCCAAGAAGAGGCCTCAGTGCTCAGCTGA
- the TRIM47 gene encoding LOW QUALITY PROTEIN: E3 ubiquitin-protein ligase TRIM47 (The sequence of the model RefSeq protein was modified relative to this genomic sequence to represent the inferred CDS: deleted 1 base in 1 codon), with protein MDGSGPFGCPICLEPLREPVTLPCGHNFCLACLGALWPHRGAAGAGGPGGAARCPLCQEPFPDGLQLRKNHTLSELLQLRQGSGPGPGASPAPSPAPTPEPPAPSVRPSAPEPSAPCAPEPWPAAQEPVRCDACPEGAALPAALSCLSCLTSFCAAHLVPHERSPALRGHRLVPPLRRLEESLCPRHLRPLERYCRTERVCLCEACAAAQEHRGHELVPLEQERALQEAEQPQVLSAAEDRMDELGASIAQSRRTVTLVKSAAVAERERVSRLFAEAAATLQGFQAEVLSFIEEGEAAMLACSQGDLRRQEEQRGKLSRARHNLSQVPEGDSVSFLQELLALRLVLEEGCGPGPSPPRELSFTKSSQAVRAVRDVLAAACTSQWEQLQGLGSDEDSLQKPGSEADAESQDPDSTSHLESDAPRDYFLKFAYIVDLDSDTADKFLQLFGTKGVKRVLCPINYPESPTRFTHCEQVLGEGALDRGTYYWEVEIIEGWVSVGVMAEDFSPQEPYDRGRLGRNAQSCCLQWNGRGFSIWFHGQEMPLPHPFSPTVGVCLEYADRALAFYAVRDGKMNLLRRLKASRPRRSGPPTSPSDSFQSRLDSHFAGLFAHRLKPAFFLESVDAHLQIGPLKKSCISVLKRR; from the exons ATGGACGGCAGCGGACCCTTCGGCTGCCCCATTTGCCTGGAGCCGCTCCGGGAGCCGGTGACCCTGCCCTGCGGCCACAACTTCTGCCTCGCTTGCCTGGGCGCGCTCTGGCCGCACCGCGGCGCTGCTGGCGCCGGCGGGCCGGGAGGCGCGGCGCGCTGCCCCCTGTGCCAGGAGCCGTTCCCCGACGGCCTGCAGCTCCGCAAGAACCACACGCTGTCCGAGCTACTGCAGCTCCGCCAGGGCTCGGGCCCCGGGCCCGGCGCCAGCCCGGCCCCCAGCCCGGCTCCGACTCCGGAGCCCCCGGCGCCCAGCGTGCGGCCCAGCGCTCCGGAGCCATCGGCTCCGTGCGCCCCTGAGCCATGGCCGGCGGCCCAAGAGCCAGTGCGCTGCGACGCGTGCCCCGAAGGCGCCGCCCTGCCCGCCGCGCTCTCCTGCCTCTCGTGCCTCACCTCCTTCTGCGCCGCCCACCTGGTCCCGCACGAGCGCAGCCCCGCGCTGCGCGGACACCGCCTGGTGCCGCCGCTGCGCCGGCTGGAGGAGAGCCTGTGCCCGCGCCACCTGCGGCCGCTCGAGCGCTACTGCCGCACGGAGCGCGTGTGCCTGTGCGAGGCCTGCGCCGCCGCCCAGGAGCACCGCGGCCACGAACTGGTGCCGCTGGAGCAGGAGCGCGCGCTCCAGGAG GCTGAGCAGCCCCAGGTCCTGAGTGCAGCAGAGGACCGCATGGACGAGCTGGGTGCCAGCATCGCCCAGTCCCGGCGCACCGTGACCCTCGTCAAG AGTGCGGCCGTGGCAGAGAGGGAAAGGGTGAGCCGGCTGTTTGCCGAGGCTGCGGCCACCCTGCAGGGCTTCCAGGCGGAGGTGCTGAGCTTCATTGAGGAGGGGGAGGCCGCCATGCTGGCCTGCTCCCAGGGTGACCTGCGGCGGCAGGAGGAGCAGCGTGGCAAGCTCAGCCGGGCCCGCCACAACCTCAGCCAGGTCCCTGAAGGGGACTCAGTGAGCTTCCTGCAG GAGCTCTTGGCCCTACGGCTGGTGCTGGAGGAGGGGTGCGGCCCTGGGCCCAGCCCCCCGAGGGAGCTCAGCTTCACCAAGTCATCCCAAGCCGTCCGGGCGGTGAGAGATGTGCTGGCAGCGGCCTGCACCAGCCAGTGGGAGCAGCTGCAGGGGCTGGGCAGTGACGAGGACAGCCTGCAGAAGCCAGGCTCAGAAG CTGACGCTGAGTCCCAGGACCCTGACAGCACCAGCCACCTGGAGAGTGACGCTCCCAGGGACTACTTCCTCAAGT TCGCCTACATCGTGGACCTGGACAGCGACACGGCAGACAAATTCCTGCAGCTGTTCGGAACCAAAGGTGTCAAGCGGGTGCTGTGTCCCATCAATTACCCCGAGTCGCCCACCCGCTTCACCCACTGCGAGCAGGTGCTGGGCGAGGGCGCCCTGGACCGGGGCACCTACTACTGGGAGGTGGAGATCATCGAGGGCTGGGTCAGTGTGGGGGTCATGGCCGAAGACTTCTCCCCACAAGAGCCCTACGACCGGGGCCGGCTCGGCCGCAACGCCCAGTCCTGCTGCCTGCAGTGGAACGGACGTGGCTTCTCCATCTGGTTCCACGGGCAGGAgatgcccctgccccaccccttctCACCCACGGTGGGCGTCTGCCTGGAATACGCCGACCGGGCGCTGGCCTTCTATGCCGTGCGGGACGGCAAAATGAACCTGCTGCGGAGGCTGAAGGCCTCCCGGCCCCGCCGGAGCGGCCCCCCCACC TCCCCCAGTGACTCCTTCCAGAGCCGCCTGGACAGCCACTTTGCAGGGCTCTTTGCCCACAGGCTCAAGCCGGCCTTCTTCTTGGAGAGTGTGGACGCCCACCTGCAGATCGGGCCCCTCAAGAAGTCCTGCATATCCGTGCTCAAGAGGAGGTGA
- the MRPL38 gene encoding 39S ribosomal protein L38, mitochondrial, whose protein sequence is MAAPWWRAVLCGSRRWRGFSTSAARSRRTAPLGPMPNADIDVSNLERLEKYRSFDRYRRQAEQEARAPHWWRTYRDHFGEKSDPKDKIDIGLPPPKICRTQQLLERKQVLQELRASAEEERATRLRTARIPLEAVRAEWERTCGPYHKQRLAEYYGLFRDLFHGATFVPRVPLHVAYAVGEEDLMPVYHGNEVTPTEAAQAPEVTYEADEDSRWTLLFTNLDGHLLEPEAEYVHWLVTNIPGNRVSEGQETCPYLPPFPAQGSGFHRFVFLLFKQDQPIDFSEDTRPSPCYRLAQRTFHTFDFYKKHQEAMTPAGLAFFQCRWDDSVTHVFHQLLNMREPVFEFVWPPPYHPKQKRFPHRQPLRYLDRYRDSDEPTYGIY, encoded by the exons ATGGCGGCGCCCTGGTGGCGAGCCGTGCTGTGCGGAAGTCGGAGATGGCGAGGCTTCAGCACCTCGG CTGCCCGCAGCCGCCGGACCGCCCCGTTGGGGCCCATGCCCAACGCGGACATCGACGTGAGCAACCTGGAGCGGCTGGAGAAGTACCGGAGCTTCGACCGCTACCGGCGCCAGGCGGAGCAGGAGGCGCGGGCCCCGCACTGGTGGCGGACCTACCGGGACCATTTCGGGGAGAAGTCAG ATCCCAAAGACAAGATTGACATTGGGCTGCCTCCACCCAAGATCTGCCGGACCCAACAGCTGCTGGAGCGGAAACAGGTCCTCCAGGAGCTGCGGGCCAGCGCGGAAGAGGAGCGGGCCACCCGCCTCCGCACAG CACGGATCCCGCTGGAGGCTGTGCGGGCCGAGTGGGAGAGAACCTGTGGCCCCTACCACAAGCAGCGTCTGGCAGAGTACTACGGCCTCTTCCGAGACCTGTTTCACGGTGCCACCTTCGTGCCCCGCGTCCCCCTGCACGTGGCCTATGCCGTGGGTGAGGAGGACCTGATGCCTGTGTACCACGGCAATGAGGTCACCCCAACTGAG GCTGCCCAGGCCCCAGAGGTGACCTATGAGGCAGACGAGGACTCCCGGTGGACACTGCTGTTCACCAACTTAG ATGGTCACCTGCTGGAACCTGAGGCCGAATACGTCCACTGGCTGGT GACCAACATCCCAGGAAACAGGGTGTCTGAGGGACAGGAGACGTGTCCCTACCTGCCCCCCTTCCCTGCGCAAGGCTCTGGCTTCCACCGCTTCGTCTTCCTGCTCTTCAAGCAGGACCAGCCAATCGACTTCTCCGAGGACACCCGCCCGTCCCCCTG CTACAGGCTTGCCCAACGGACCTTCCACACTTTTGATTTCTACAAGAAACACCAGGAAGCCATGACCCCAGCTGGCCTAGCCTTTTTCCAGTGCCGCTGGGATGACTCAGTCACCCACGTCTTCCACCAGCTTCTCA ACATGCGGGAGCCCGTGTTTGAGTTTGTGTGGCCGCCCCCTTACCACCCCAAGCAGAAGCGGTTCCCCCACCGGCAGCCCCTGCGCTACCTGGACCGGTACAGGGACAGTGACGAGCCCACCTATGGCATCTACTGA
- the TRIM65 gene encoding tripartite motif-containing protein 65 isoform X2, with translation MAAPLLEEKLTCSICLECYRAPVTLPCGHSFCEACIRDWGGRCETACPECREPFPAGAELRRNVVLSCVLEALRAGSPDRPGPRPPPDGPGPEPRSAPNAPGPEPPPDGADPAPRCPRHGRPLELFCRTEGRCVCSACTVRECRHHERALLDVERRARETQLRATLEVSRQQATLAEIQLQELQQRSSQIQSSACTLASAVSGKFSCLLQALEVLQALALSNIEAAEAQALAQARDEEQRLRGHLEGLADHSCRIQDLLEQLDDRTFLQESQLLVPPGSLGPLTLPQWNGDQQLEGLKETLSQLCGLLLKEEDHPGVPAEDADSDPMDYRNLTFDPDSANRHLYVSRQNQQVKHRCRPRAQASPGSFDLWQVQCTQGFQTGRHYWELRTSSHSVTLGVAYPELTRCRLGPHTDNIGRGPCSWGLCIQEDGLQAWHNGEAQRLPGVSGRLLGMDLDMVSGRLTFYSLEPQLQALHTFHAIFTQPLYPVFWLLEGRTLTLCHQPGAKFLPGPQEEASVLS, from the exons ATGGCCGCGCCGCTGCTGGAGGAGAAGCTGACCTGCTCCATCTGCCTGGAGTGCTACCGGGCCCCGGTGACGCTGCCCTGCGGCCACAGCTTCTGCGAGGCCTGCATCCGGGACTGGGGGGGCCGCTGCGAGACGGCGTGCCCCGAGTGCCGCGAGCCCTTCCCGGCCGGCGCCGAGCTGCGCCGCAACGTGGTGCTCAGCTGCGTGCTGGAGGCGCTGCGCGCGGGGTCGCCCGACCGCCCCGGCCCCCGGCCCCCGCCCGACGGCCCCGGCCCGGAGCCCCGGTCCGCGCCCAACGCCCCCGGCCCGGAGCCCCCGCCCGACGGCGCCGACCCGGCTCCGCGCTGCCCCCGCCACGGGCGGCCGCTCGAGCTCTTCTGCCGCACCGAGGGCCGCTGCGTGTGCAGCGCGTGCACCGTGCGCGAGTGTCGCCACCACGAGCGGGCGCTGCTGGACGTCGAGCGCCGCGCGCGCGAG ACCCAGCTGAGAGCCACCCTGGAGGTCAGCCGGCAGCAAGCCACCCTGGCAGAGATCCAGCTGCAGGAGCTACAGCAGCGAAGCAGCCAGATCCAG AGCTCAGCCTGCACCTTGGCCTCCGCGGTCTCCGGCAAATTCAGCTGCCTGCTGCAGGCCCTGGAGGTGCTGCAGGCCTTGGCGCTGAGCAACATCGAGGCAGCCGAGGCCCAGGCACTAGCTCAGGCCCGAGATGAGGAACAGCGGCTACGGGGCCACCTGGAGGGCTTGGCTGACCACAGCTGCAGGATTCAGGACCTCCTGGAACAGTTGGATGACCGGACCTTCCTCCAG GAATCACAGCTCCTGGTGCCCCCAGGGTCTCTTGGGCCACTGACCCTGCCGCAGTGGAATGGAGACCAGCAGCTAGAGGGCCTGAAGGAGACACTGAGCCAGTTGTGTGGCCTTCTCCTGAAAGAGGAGGACCACCCTGGGGTGCCAGCTGAGGATGCTGACTCGGACCCCATGG ATTATCGCAATCTGACCTTCGACCCGGACAGCGCCAACCGCCACCTCTACGTGTCCCGCCAGAACCAGCAGGTAAAGCACCGTTGCAGGCCCCGGGCCCAGGCCAGCCCAGGCAGCTTTGACCTCTGGCAGGTGCAGTGCACCCAGGGCTTCCAGACTGGGCGGCACTACTGGGAGCTGCGCACGTCCAGCCACTCGGTGACGCTGGGCGTCGCCTACCCGGAGCTGACGCGGTGCCGGCTGGGGCCCCACACGGACAACATTGGCCGGGGGCCCTGTTCCTGGGGGCTCTGCATCCAAGAGGACGGCCTCCAGGCCTGGCACAACGGGGAGGCCCAGCGCCTCCCAGGGGTGTCTGGACGACTCCTGGGCATGGACCTGGACATGGTCTCAGGCCGCCTCACCTTCTATAGCCTGGAGCCCCAGCTCCAGGCCCTGCATACCTTCCATGCCATCTTCACTCAGCCCCTCTACCCTGTCTTCTGGCTCCTCGAGGGTAGGACCCTCACCCTGTGCCATCAGCCCGGGGCCAAGTTTCTTCCTGGACCCCAAGAAGAGGCCTCAGTGCTCAGCTGA